A single window of Paenibacillus sp. SYP-B4298 DNA harbors:
- a CDS encoding S-layer homology domain-containing protein has translation MKKSLSLLVAIAMVFSMFSAVAAAASESGTKLQGLGVIKGNQNGDLLEDANWLRQDVAVLMSRLAGKETEAKETVKSHTFTDVRGTFYDGYISWAKENNFMQGNSATNFGFDNEITYKEFATVILRALGVDTSDYSKIGELAIAAGIIDDKLNLDEKAVRGVTYDIITTALDKEVDGQKLGTKLGLPGYEVVAPAIAVAPTAVKEVTVTFNKEIATDKAKFELKRGNATVTVDKVTYSEDKKVAKLELNSKLIAGDYTVVAKDATEAELTASFSAENEKVANIEFVGDKFALGTNDDANGSVNSNEIEISYKVTNQYGEDVSKTFGGSVNFQPSKGEVKSKTNGVLVVKNSLTGVTFTIGEKVFVNANYSNGTNNVFVSNTFEVGAQARVNEVTVKELYHPEGKKISAGSTFSEYTILFEAHDQYGNNITNLTKLANELNVYVTNQTIFDIATSSASKANFVDGQGKDKNQLGLKLKAPNTNGYIMEGTNSIVFNSTFTGKQTKFDVEVTKGSAVETITLTSPSSVAIGDKKVTVPYQAVDGNGNEVTKYDDLVNRITLNSSFPTAADGKDALRFVKDSTTGKATIELHLTNVNAKGTYSMSAYVKNSPAQSTVQVTVNERPAPSYIKKVDFDRNKILKNDGTASFEVKLDKIVIEDTLSRNWKLEDNTGAYEAKLTHVSGTNFAIADATLPTTIEANASGTGRYKVTLWKKAVDGEAAKEVSSYEFTVSTAAVSELKDFSVNDISKFFGGVASGVPAHKREVKVFGKRTSDGEQFQLDPAQYSVEVPTTKNLKYDGKNIIVDADTTGYPFGKSDPVEESFSFTVTVPNGKGGIETFNKTATVSNVLPKVTKVEYRTEKKFKGESGYVTVQTGANFATVQDVFNGLKFIDQYGDDATYDPSVTISGIDNVGTKFTGGNVANGVVTGTASAITPHVVSGDKFIVSYTIKGEFSNTITVEVE, from the coding sequence ATGAAGAAAAGTTTATCTTTGCTTGTAGCCATCGCTATGGTGTTCTCTATGTTTTCAGCCGTAGCAGCTGCAGCATCTGAATCTGGTACTAAACTTCAAGGTCTGGGCGTTATCAAGGGGAACCAAAACGGTGACCTTCTGGAAGACGCTAACTGGCTGCGCCAGGACGTAGCAGTTCTGATGTCCCGTCTTGCTGGTAAAGAGACTGAGGCAAAAGAAACTGTAAAATCCCATACTTTCACTGACGTTCGTGGAACTTTCTACGACGGATACATTTCCTGGGCTAAAGAAAACAACTTCATGCAAGGTAACTCCGCTACGAACTTTGGTTTCGACAACGAAATCACTTACAAAGAGTTCGCAACAGTTATCCTGCGCGCTCTGGGTGTAGACACTTCTGACTACAGCAAAATCGGCGAACTGGCAATTGCTGCTGGTATCATCGACGACAAGCTGAACCTGGATGAAAAAGCTGTTCGTGGTGTTACTTATGACATCATCACAACTGCTCTTGACAAAGAGGTTGACGGTCAAAAGCTGGGAACTAAACTGGGTCTGCCAGGCTACGAAGTTGTAGCTCCTGCAATCGCGGTTGCTCCTACAGCTGTTAAAGAAGTAACTGTTACTTTCAACAAAGAGATCGCTACTGACAAAGCTAAGTTTGAGCTGAAACGTGGCAATGCTACTGTAACTGTTGATAAAGTAACCTACTCCGAAGACAAAAAAGTAGCTAAGCTGGAACTGAACAGCAAACTGATTGCTGGTGACTACACAGTTGTTGCAAAAGACGCTACTGAAGCTGAATTGACTGCTTCCTTCTCTGCTGAGAACGAAAAAGTTGCTAACATTGAGTTTGTTGGTGATAAATTCGCTCTGGGTACTAATGATGATGCTAATGGTTCTGTTAACAGTAATGAAATTGAAATTTCTTACAAAGTAACTAACCAATACGGTGAAGATGTATCCAAAACATTTGGTGGCAGTGTTAACTTCCAACCTTCTAAAGGTGAAGTTAAATCGAAAACTAACGGTGTGCTTGTTGTGAAAAACTCACTGACAGGTGTTACTTTCACAATTGGTGAGAAAGTTTTCGTTAATGCAAACTACTCCAATGGCACTAACAACGTATTTGTTAGCAACACATTTGAAGTAGGAGCACAAGCTCGCGTTAATGAAGTAACTGTTAAAGAATTGTATCATCCAGAAGGTAAGAAAATTTCCGCTGGATCTACATTCTCTGAGTACACAATCCTGTTTGAAGCGCATGACCAATACGGTAACAACATCACTAACCTTACTAAACTGGCTAATGAGTTGAACGTATATGTAACAAACCAAACCATTTTTGATATTGCTACAAGCTCCGCTAGCAAAGCTAACTTTGTTGACGGTCAAGGCAAAGACAAAAATCAATTGGGTCTGAAACTTAAAGCTCCTAACACTAACGGATACATTATGGAAGGTACTAACTCCATCGTGTTCAACTCTACTTTCACTGGTAAACAAACCAAGTTCGACGTAGAGGTTACTAAAGGAAGCGCAGTTGAAACTATTACACTGACTTCGCCATCCAGTGTTGCGATTGGCGATAAAAAAGTCACTGTTCCTTACCAAGCTGTCGATGGAAATGGTAATGAAGTAACAAAGTATGATGATTTGGTTAATCGCATTACTTTGAACTCTTCTTTCCCAACTGCTGCAGATGGTAAAGATGCACTTCGTTTCGTTAAAGACTCGACAACAGGTAAAGCAACTATCGAGCTGCACTTGACTAATGTCAATGCAAAAGGCACTTATAGCATGTCTGCTTATGTTAAAAACTCGCCAGCGCAGTCTACAGTTCAAGTGACTGTAAACGAGCGTCCAGCTCCAAGCTACATCAAGAAAGTAGATTTCGATCGCAATAAGATCCTTAAAAATGACGGAACTGCTTCCTTTGAAGTTAAACTTGACAAAATTGTTATCGAAGACACTCTTTCCCGTAACTGGAAATTGGAAGATAACACAGGCGCTTATGAAGCTAAGCTGACTCATGTAAGTGGCACTAACTTTGCTATTGCTGATGCAACTCTGCCAACTACTATTGAGGCAAATGCTTCCGGTACAGGTCGTTATAAAGTAACTCTGTGGAAAAAAGCAGTTGATGGTGAAGCTGCTAAAGAAGTCTCCTCCTACGAGTTCACTGTTTCGACTGCTGCTGTATCTGAGCTGAAAGACTTCTCCGTAAACGATATCTCCAAATTCTTTGGTGGTGTTGCTAGTGGAGTACCTGCTCACAAAAGAGAAGTAAAAGTATTTGGTAAGAGAACATCTGACGGCGAGCAATTCCAACTGGATCCTGCTCAATACTCTGTAGAAGTTCCAACTACTAAAAACCTTAAATATGATGGCAAAAACATCATTGTTGACGCTGATACTACTGGATATCCATTTGGTAAATCCGATCCAGTTGAAGAATCTTTCAGCTTCACTGTAACTGTTCCTAACGGTAAAGGTGGAATTGAAACTTTCAACAAAACTGCAACAGTATCCAATGTACTGCCTAAAGTTACAAAAGTTGAATACAGAACTGAGAAGAAATTCAAAGGCGAGTCCGGTTATGTAACTGTTCAAACTGGTGCTAACTTTGCAACTGTTCAGGACGTATTTAATGGTCTGAAGTTCATCGATCAATATGGTGACGATGCAACTTATGATCCATCTGTAACAATCAGCGGTATTGATAATGTTGGTACTAAATTCACTGGCGGAAATGTTGCTAACGGTGTTGTAACTGGTACTGCAAGTGCAATTACTCCACATGTTGTATCTGGCGACAAGTTCATCGTCTCTTACACCATCAAAGGTGAGTTCAGCAACACAATTACTGTAGAAGTTGAGTAA